GGGGCTCACCGGACGTTCAAACTCCACCGTTACGGCCTCGGCGTGTACCCGCAGGGTTGGCACCCGAACCGCCGTGCAAGAAACCCGAATCTGTGAATCCCCCATGATTTTTTGGGTCTCCCAAAGCACCTTCATCTCTTCCTTGGTGTAGCCGTTCTCTTGGAAGGCGTCTATATGGGGAATGACGTTAAAGGGCAAGGGGTAAGCAAAGGTTTTGTGCTCCACAGGCTGGCCTGCCAGATACTGCCGGGTACCTTGCAGCAACTCCTCCATTCCACTCGCACCGGCGCCCGACGAGCTTTGGTAGGTGCTCACAATCACCCGCTTGGCCCCAAAAGCTCTGTGCAGTGGATAAAGGGCCATTACCAGGATGGCCGTGGTGCAGTTGGGGTTGGCGATGATGTTTTTGTGCCCTTTAATTGCATGGGCGTTGATCTCTGGCACAATGAGCGGCACCGCCGGGTCGTAACGGAAGGCCGAGGAATTATCTATCACCACCGATTGTTGCGCCCAGAGCGGAGCATACTGCTTGGAGATACTCGCTCCCGCACTTGCAAGCACCACATCGACCGGCAAGGGAGTTTCGGGCAGCGCCTCGATGCCTATCTCCCTACCACGAAACTTTTGGCTTTTGCCCGCCGAACGGGCCGAAGCATACAGCCGTAGCTCCGAAACAGGAAAGTTGCGCTTTTCCAGTACGCTCAGCAGCTCTTTGCCTACGGCTCCGGTTGCCCCCACGATTCCGATTCGCATAGCACACTCCTTTAGGAAACAAAAAACCTGCCGGGATAGGCAGGCATGGCGACCACTCGAGCTAAGCGGTCGCCTTAGGTAGTGGTATACCAAACCATCTCAGTAAAACCATATGTGGAAGTCAAACAAAAGTCAACCACCCCTGAAGCTCCAGTCAGATGGCCGCCTCATGGCAGGGAGGCCCGCGAACAAGCCATCAGATGGTCTGATCGTCTACGATGAGCTCGAGCTGCACCCCATCGATCTTCCAACTGCCATTGGGCTGGCGCTCCATCAGGTAGTAGGCGACCGCCCTCTTGCCGTCCAGGCCAACCAGGTGCACCACCTGGCGCACCTGCTGCAATGCTCCTACCGAGCGGCTAGCAGGCCCAAACTCCACCTTGAGCGGCCGGTAAATCTGGGGATAGCCCGACCTGACCATCTCGAGGAAGCGTTCGGGGGTCTGAAAAACCCGGCGAATGCCCGGCGAAGCAAAGGAGAAAGCCCGAACCGCATCATCTTTTTTGAAAGCCTCGATCTGCGCGCTGATGATGGCTTGAATGGCTGCGCGGTCTGGCGGCGGTACGTCTTGCAGGCGCTGGGCCTGCCCTCCCAGCAAGAGCAGAACCAGGACAACCAGCGCTTTCATGCCCTAGTGTGTACCCTAAAGAGGCGGGCCATTTGTAATAGCTCCTACGAACCTGCCTGTCGTGAGACGCAACAGGCAACCGATCAAGGCGCCCTCATTGCAAAAAGTCGAGTACCGCTCGAGCCATCAGCTCGGTACCCAAGGGCAGGGCCCGTTCGTCGTCGATCCAGAAGCCGGGGTGGTGGTGGGGGCGGTTTTTGCCGGGGTCGGGGTCGCCGGCGCCCAGCCAAAAGTACACCCCTGGACGGCGGTTCAGAAACTCCGACATGTCATCGCCGCCCATCACCGGGGGCACCTCGAGCACGGCCTCCTCCCCCACCACCTGCCGGGCCACCTGCCGGAACCGCTCAACCATCTGGGGGTTGTTGACCACAGCGGGCGAACCCGGCAGCCAGGCCACCTCGGCACGGCCCCCCATCGCGGCGGCAATCCCCTGGCTGAGTTCCTCAATCCGGCGCATGAGCCTCTCCCGCAGGTTGGCATCGAAGGTACGGAGGGTGCCTTTGAGCAGGGCGGTTTCGGGGATGATGTTGTGCGCCCCTTCACCGGCTGAGACGGTAGCAACGGTGATGACCGAGGTGGCCACCGGGTCGGTCTCGCGGCTGACCAGGCTCTGCAGGGCCACGATAATCTGCGAGGCCATCAGGACGGTATCTACCCCTTCGTGGGGCATGGCCGCATGGGCCCCCTTGCCCCACAGGTGGATGGTAAAAGCGTCGGCGGCGGCCATCGAGGGGCCAGGCCGCACCCCTACTTTGCCGGCGGGCATCAGACTATACAGGTGCAGCCCCACCACCCGATCCACCCCTTCCAGCACCCCGGCCTCCACCATCGGGCGGGCCCCCGCAACAATCTCTTCGGCCGGCTGAAAGGCAAAGCGCACCTCGCCCTCGAGCTGCTCTTTATGGCGGGCCAGCACCGCGGCCACATGCGCGGCAATGGCCGCATGTCCGTCGTGGCCGCAGGCATGCATGACGCCGGGGGTCTGGGAGCTGTAGGGTACGCCCGAGTCTTCGTGGATGGGCAGGGCATCGATATCGGCCCGCACCAGCACGGTTTTGCCCGGTTTGGCACCCTTTAGGCGCGCCACCACACCGGTCTGGGCCACCCCCCGGGTGACCTCCAAGCCCAGCCCTTCCAAGAACTCGGCCAGCTTAGTGCTGGTGCGCACTTCCTGAAAGGCCAGCTCGGGGTGCCGGTGAAAATCCCGGCGCATCTCAATCAGGCTGGGGGTCAGCTCGGCGATGGTATCTCGAAGGTTCATGGGCCTTAGTCAAACACCCAAAGCACCCGGGCGTCAACTGTGCCTGAGCGGCCACCCCCTGCCTTACGGCAGTAGCATTTTGCCGCATTGTTTATGTTCGGTAGACCATAGAGGGCCCCAAAAGGTCGTGCCGAGATAGACTTGGCGGATCGGTATTTCATCTTGAACTCGGTACACGATTTGCTAGACTTGTAGCAAGCAAGCAGGTTTTCTTTTAGGAGCACACCCATGACCAAACCCTGGCTCAAACACTACGATAAAGGCGTCCCGGCGGATATTCAGTTCCCCGAGGTACCCCTTTGGAAACTGCTGGCCGACAGCGCCCAGAAGTACCCCGATCATGTAGCCCTCGAGTTTCTGGGCAAAGTGATGGGCTATCGGCAGCTATGGGAAGCAGTGCTGAAGTTTGCCGGGGCCCTCAAGGCCCAAGGAGTACAGCCGGGCGACCGGGTGGCCATTATGCTGCCCAACTGCCCCCAGTTTGTGATTGCCTTCTACGGCACACTGGTGGCGGGGGGGGTCTGCGTGAACATCAACCCCCTGTACACCCCACGCGAGCTGCGACACCAGCTCTCCGACGCCGGGGCCGAGACCCTGATCATCTTGGATATGCTCTGGCCTCGCTACGCCGAGATCGAGCAGGAGGTGCCGGTCAAGCGGGTCTTCACTACCGGTATCCAAGACTACCTACCCTTCCCCAAAAACCTGCTCTTCCCCCTCAAAGCCCGGCGGGAAAAACGCTGGGTCAACCTCCCACAGCATCCTAAGCGTCTGGACTTTGGCAAAGCCCTGCGGGCTGCAACCCCCATCGCCGAACCTCACCCGGCCAAACCGGACGACCTAGCCCTTTTGCAGTACACCGGCGGCACCACCGGCCTTTCCAAGGGAGCCATGCTCACCCACCGCAACCTGGTGGCCAACACCTACCAGAGCCTGGCCTGGGGCGGGGACGAAGTGAAGGATCTCGAGGGCAAAGGCGTCATGCTGGGGGCCATTCCCTTCTTCCACGTGTACGGCATGACCGTGGCCATGAACTACGGCCTGGCGGCCGGCTACAAGCTCGTGCTGTTGCCCCGCCCCGAGGTTAAGCCCAGCATCGAGGCCATCGAAAAGCACGGGGTCACCCATTTTCCCGGCGTTCCCACGCTCTATATCGGGTTTATCAATTTCCCCGGCATCGAAAAACGCAAAGTAGGCAGCGTTCGGGTGTGCATCTCCGGCTCCGCTGCGCTGCCGGTAGAAGTAGCCCGCAAGTTCGAAGAGCTCACCGGGGGCAAGCTGGTCGAGGGCTACGGCCTCACCGAAGCAGCGCCCTGCACCCACTGTAACCCGCTCTCGGGGCAGCGCAAGATGGGTAGCATCGGCATCCCCATGCCCGGCATCGATGCCAAGATTCTGGACGAGAACCTGCACGAGCTGCCTCCCGGCGAAGTAGGTGAGCTGGCCGTGCGCGGGCCCAACGTGATGCTGGGCTACTGGCAGCGCCCCGACGAGACCAACAAAACCATCAAGATCGACTGGCTCCTTACGGGCGACATGGCCCGCATGGACGAGGACGGCTACTTCTACATTGTGGATCGCAAGAAAGACATGATCATTGCCGGAGGTTACAACATCTACCCGCGTGAGGTCGAGGAGGTGCTCTTTGCCCACCCCGGCGTGGCCGAAGCAGCGGTAGTGGGCTTGCCGGATGCGTACCGGGGCGAAACGGTAGCGGCCTTTATCGTGCCGAAGCCGGGCGTCACCCTAACCGCAGAAGAGCTGGATCAATACTGTCGCGAGAACCTGGCCGCTTACAAGGTGCCACGTATCTACGAGTTTCGCAGCGAGCTACCCAAAAGCGCGGTGGGCAAGGTGCTCAGGCGCGAGCTGCGCGAGGCCGCCCTCAAGGAGCGGCAGAAGGTAGGAAGCTAAGAGACCCTCGAGCGTCCCACGGCTTCGGCAAAAGCGGCGGCGGCGCTGTCCACTTCCTCTAGGGTGGTGTAGCGCCCCAGGCTGAACCGTACCGAGGCCCTGGCCTCATCTTTGCTCCGCCCGATGGCCAGGAGTACGTGGGAGGGCTCGAGGCTCCCACTGCTGCAGGCCGAGCCCGAGGAGGCCGCCACCCCCAGCAGGTCGAGGTTGAGCAGGAGCCCCTCGCCATCGGCCCCTCTGGCCGTCACGTTGACGTGCTTGGGGCTGCGCAGGGTAGGGTGGCCGTTAAGCTCCACATCTGGAATGGCTAGAAGCTGCGATTCCAAACGTTCTCGCAGCTCCAGCAACCGCCTGGACTCCTGGGGCAGCATGGCCACGGCCTTCTCGGCGGCCAGGCCCATCCCGTGAACCGCCGGCAGGTTCTCGGTGCCCCCCCGGTAGCCCTGTTCCTGCTTGCCGGGCATCAGGGGGAAAAGCTCAATGCCTTTCCGCACATAAAGCGCCCCCGCCCCCTTGGGCCCATAGAACTTGTGGGCGGCGATAGAGATGAGATCGGCCCCCAGGTCTTCGACCCGGCTGGGCACCGTGCCAAAGGCCTGCACCGCGTCGGTATGGAACAGCACGCCCCTGGCCTGGCAAAGCTCAGCCACCGCTTTAACCGGATACAGGGTGCCGATTTCGTTGTTGACGGCCATGAGCGAGACCAGCAGCGTATCGGAGCGCAGGGCCTCGGCCACCTGTTCAGGATAGATCAGGCCGTGTCGGTCGGGCTCTAGCAGGGTCACCGCAAAACCCAGCCGCTCGAGGTTTTTGAGGGCGGTTAGGACGGCGGAGTGCTCGAGGGTGCTGCTTACCAGGTGGCCCCGCCCCCGGGCCAGCGCCACCCCATAAATCGCCAACGCATCGGACTCGGTACCGCCACTGGTAAGCACCAACTCGCGGGGCTTACACCCCAAGGCTCCGGCCACACGCTCCCGACCCTCTTCGAGCAACTGCCGCGCCCGTCGGCCCACCCCATGCACCGAGCTGGGGTTGCCATAGACCGACAAAACCTCCTGCACGGCGGCCTTTACCTCGGGGTCGAGGGGGGTGGTAGCAGCGTAGTCGAGGTAGATCATGGGATCCCGGTAGATTCAGATGACCCTTCAGAGGCTCAGGTACGCCCCTCGAGGAAAGCCTTGCTAACAACCAACGACTATAGACCACGGACTACGGACTATAGACATATAACCTATTGACCTATCGGCCATAGGCCAGCGGCGGCACGGGCTCGAGCTGCACCAGCTTGCGGGCCTCGATTTGCTTGCGTTCCTCGATTAAATTTTTCAGGGTAGTCTGTTGCAGTACCTCCCGCATGGCCTCATCCACCCGCTTCCAGAGGGTTTCCGTGGAGCAGTGGCCGGTCTGCCAGCAGGACTCGGGGTCGTCCAGACAGACCACCGGGGCTAAGCTGCCCTCCAAGGCCTCGACCACCTCTAAGGCGGTGATTTTCTCGCTGGGCCGGCCCAGCCTGTAGCCGCCCCGGGCCCCCCGCACGCTGCGGATGAAGCCGGCCCGGCGGAGCTGGGCAGCAATCTGCTCCAGGTAGTGCTGGCTGATGCCCTGGGCCTCGGCCACCTCCTTGAGCGGCACCGCTGCCGGTTGCCGCAGGCCAATCTCGACCAGGGCCCGCAGGCCGTACTGGGCTTTGGTAGAGACCCACATGGCCCCATTATAAACCCACAAAACCAGTATGGAATAGGGGGTATTTTTAGGCTGGGTAGGCCGCGGCCCAGCCGATGTGGAAGGGCACCTCCTGGCCTGCTAGGGGCCTCTTGGGGGGTTCTTGATAGGCCAGAAGCAGGCCCCAGGGGGTCTCGAGCTGCACCTCCAGCCGCTCGCCCAGGTACGAGGTGTGCCGAACCCGGCCCGAAAGTTCCCCCTGGCCCAGCCGCACTTCCTCGGGCCGCACCACCAGAAGGGCTGCCCCGCGGAAGGGCGTTGGAGCAAAGGCCGGCAGCCGCACCCCGCCCAGGTGGGCCCAAACCCCCTCTTCCCGGGGCTCGGCTTGGGCCTCGAGGGTGGAGCTCATCCCAATGAACGAGGCCACGAACGGGTTGGCCGGGTAGCGGTAGACCTCCTCGGGGGTGCCGAGCTGCTGCAACCGGCCGGCGTTCATCACCGCAATCAGGTCGGAGAGGGCCAGGGCTTCTTCCTGGTCGTGGGTGACGTAGAGGGCGGTGATGCCCAGCTCCTGCTGTAGGGCCCGCAGCTCGGTCCGCACGCTGCGGCGCAGCTTGGCGTCCAGGTTGGAAAGCGGCTCGTCGAAGAGCAACAGGGGGGGCTCGAGCACCAGCGCCCGGGCCACCGCCACCCGCTGCTGCTGCCCCCCGGAGAGGGTATGGGGGGGTCGGGCCCCCAGGCCGCCCAGGCCCACCCGCTGGAGGGCTGCCTCCACCCGCCGGGCCACCTCGGAGGCCGCCAGCCCCCGGTTTTTCAGGCCGTAGGCCACGTTCTCAAAGACCGACATGTGGGGGAAGAGGGCGTAGCTCTGGAAAACCATCCCCAGCCCCCGGCGGTAGGCGGGCAGCTCGGTGATGTCCTGGGTTCCTAGCCGGATGTGGCCGCCGTCGGGGATCTCGAGGCCCGCCACCATCCGCAGGGTGGTGGTCTTGCCACACCCCGAGGGCCCCAGCAAGGTGAGGAGCTGGCCCGCCGGCACCGTGAGCGAGAGGTTATCTACCGCGATGGTCTCCCCAAAGCGCTTGGTCAAGCCTTCTATTTCCAAGGCCAGGCTCATGGCATCGGCCCTCCCATCCGCACGTCAAAGCGCCGGCTCAGCGGGAACAACAGCAGCACCACCAACAGCAGGCTCAGAATCATCACCGTGCTCATGGCCGCGGCCCGGCCCATCTGCCCCTGCTCCACCCAGCCCAAAAGGAGCACCGTGGCCAGCAGGTTGCCAGGACCCACCAGGAAGATCACCTGGCTCACCGCGGTCATGCCCCGCACGAAGGCGAAGGCCAGCCCCCCGATGAAGGCCGGGAGCAGCAGGGGGAAGACGATGCGGCCCAGGGTGCGCGGGGTGGAGGCCCCCAGGCTGGCCGAGGCCTCCTCCAGGGCCGGGTCAATCTGGGCCAGGCCGGCCACCCCGGCCCGGATGCCCACCGGCACCTCGCGGAAGATGAGGGCCAGCACGATGAGGGCCGTGGTGCCCGTAAGCACCCAGGGCTCGGTGTTGAAGGCCAGCACATACCCCACCCCCATCACCGTGCCCGGCAGGGCGAAGGACAGCAGGGCGGCGAACTCCAAAGCCCGCCGGCCCACGAAGGCCTGGCGGAAGACCAAATAGGCCAGCAGCAGCCCTAGCAAAGCGGTGGGCACCGCCGCCAGCAGGGCGATTTTGAAGGTGTTGAGGAAGACCGGGAGGCCCACGGTTAGGAAGTCTTGGTAGTGCTTTAGGGTGGGGGTGTAGTTGAAGCCCCATAGCTGCACCAAGGAGCCCACCATCACGCTGCCGTAAAGCCCTAGCACCAGCGCTCCCCACAGGAGCAAAAGCGCGGTGGAGAGGCCCTCGAGCCAGCCCGGTAGGGGCTGGGGCCGGCCTCCGCCGGGCTTCCCGGTGGTGGTGACGAAGGAGGTCTGGCCTAGCCAGCGGTACTGCAGCCAGAAGACCAGGAGCACCAATAGGAGCAGCACCAGCCCATACACCGCCGCCTCCACCGGGTCGTAGCGCCCGGTGAAGGCGATGAAGACCTCGGTGGCTAAGTAGTTGCGGTCGCCCCCCAGGATGAGGGGATTGCCGAAGTCGGAAAGCGACTCAATCACGCTGAGCAAAAGCGCGTTGGCCAGGCCAGGGCGCAGCAGGGGCCAGGTTACGCTGCGGAAGACGCGGCCTGGCCCGGCCCCCAGGGTGCCGGCGGCTTCCTCGAGGGCAGCGCTCAGGTTCTGCACGCTCCCCCGCAACACCAGGTAGGCCACCGGGGTAAAGGCCAGCACCTGGGCGGCCACCAGGCCCACCGGCCCGAAGAGAAAGTTTTGGTCGAGGCCCAGCACACCTGCGGTGATGAAGCCATTGCGCCCGAACATGAGGATGAGGGCGAAGGCCAGCACAAAAGGCGGGGTGATGAGGGGCAGGAGGGCCAGGCCGTTCAGCAGGGGCCCCAGCCAGCGCAGCCGGGTGCGCTGCTGCAAGAGGGCGAAGAGCAGGCCCAAGAGGGTGGACAGCGGGGCCACCACCGCCGCCACCAGCAGGCTCGAGGCCAGCGCCCCGCGTCCAA
This genomic stretch from Meiothermus sp. harbors:
- a CDS encoding aspartate-semialdehyde dehydrogenase, producing the protein MRIGIVGATGAVGKELLSVLEKRNFPVSELRLYASARSAGKSQKFRGREIGIEALPETPLPVDVVLASAGASISKQYAPLWAQQSVVIDNSSAFRYDPAVPLIVPEINAHAIKGHKNIIANPNCTTAILVMALYPLHRAFGAKRVIVSTYQSSSGAGASGMEELLQGTRQYLAGQPVEHKTFAYPLPFNVIPHIDAFQENGYTKEEMKVLWETQKIMGDSQIRVSCTAVRVPTLRVHAEAVTVEFERPVSPEAAREVLKGAPGVDLVDDPAQKRYPLPLTATGKFNVEVGRIRQSLVFDNGLDFFVAGDQLLKGAALNAVQIAELLQKPVVG
- a CDS encoding DUF4864 domain-containing protein: MKALVVLVLLLLGGQAQRLQDVPPPDRAAIQAIISAQIEAFKKDDAVRAFSFASPGIRRVFQTPERFLEMVRSGYPQIYRPLKVEFGPASRSVGALQQVRQVVHLVGLDGKRAVAYYLMERQPNGSWKIDGVQLELIVDDQTI
- a CDS encoding M20 family metallopeptidase; the encoded protein is MNLRDTIAELTPSLIEMRRDFHRHPELAFQEVRTSTKLAEFLEGLGLEVTRGVAQTGVVARLKGAKPGKTVLVRADIDALPIHEDSGVPYSSQTPGVMHACGHDGHAAIAAHVAAVLARHKEQLEGEVRFAFQPAEEIVAGARPMVEAGVLEGVDRVVGLHLYSLMPAGKVGVRPGPSMAAADAFTIHLWGKGAHAAMPHEGVDTVLMASQIIVALQSLVSRETDPVATSVITVATVSAGEGAHNIIPETALLKGTLRTFDANLRERLMRRIEELSQGIAAAMGGRAEVAWLPGSPAVVNNPQMVERFRQVARQVVGEEAVLEVPPVMGGDDMSEFLNRRPGVYFWLGAGDPDPGKNRPHHHPGFWIDDERALPLGTELMARAVLDFLQ
- a CDS encoding long-chain fatty acid--CoA ligase — translated: MTKPWLKHYDKGVPADIQFPEVPLWKLLADSAQKYPDHVALEFLGKVMGYRQLWEAVLKFAGALKAQGVQPGDRVAIMLPNCPQFVIAFYGTLVAGGVCVNINPLYTPRELRHQLSDAGAETLIILDMLWPRYAEIEQEVPVKRVFTTGIQDYLPFPKNLLFPLKARREKRWVNLPQHPKRLDFGKALRAATPIAEPHPAKPDDLALLQYTGGTTGLSKGAMLTHRNLVANTYQSLAWGGDEVKDLEGKGVMLGAIPFFHVYGMTVAMNYGLAAGYKLVLLPRPEVKPSIEAIEKHGVTHFPGVPTLYIGFINFPGIEKRKVGSVRVCISGSAALPVEVARKFEELTGGKLVEGYGLTEAAPCTHCNPLSGQRKMGSIGIPMPGIDAKILDENLHELPPGEVGELAVRGPNVMLGYWQRPDETNKTIKIDWLLTGDMARMDEDGYFYIVDRKKDMIIAGGYNIYPREVEEVLFAHPGVAEAAVVGLPDAYRGETVAAFIVPKPGVTLTAEELDQYCRENLAAYKVPRIYEFRSELPKSAVGKVLRRELREAALKERQKVGS
- a CDS encoding cysteine desulfurase family protein; translated protein: MIYLDYAATTPLDPEVKAAVQEVLSVYGNPSSVHGVGRRARQLLEEGRERVAGALGCKPRELVLTSGGTESDALAIYGVALARGRGHLVSSTLEHSAVLTALKNLERLGFAVTLLEPDRHGLIYPEQVAEALRSDTLLVSLMAVNNEIGTLYPVKAVAELCQARGVLFHTDAVQAFGTVPSRVEDLGADLISIAAHKFYGPKGAGALYVRKGIELFPLMPGKQEQGYRGGTENLPAVHGMGLAAEKAVAMLPQESRRLLELRERLESQLLAIPDVELNGHPTLRSPKHVNVTARGADGEGLLLNLDLLGVAASSGSACSSGSLEPSHVLLAIGRSKDEARASVRFSLGRYTTLEEVDSAAAAFAEAVGRSRVS
- a CDS encoding Rrf2 family transcriptional regulator → MWVSTKAQYGLRALVEIGLRQPAAVPLKEVAEAQGISQHYLEQIAAQLRRAGFIRSVRGARGGYRLGRPSEKITALEVVEALEGSLAPVVCLDDPESCWQTGHCSTETLWKRVDEAMREVLQQTTLKNLIEERKQIEARKLVQLEPVPPLAYGR
- a CDS encoding ABC transporter ATP-binding protein encodes the protein MSLALEIEGLTKRFGETIAVDNLSLTVPAGQLLTLLGPSGCGKTTTLRMVAGLEIPDGGHIRLGTQDITELPAYRRGLGMVFQSYALFPHMSVFENVAYGLKNRGLAASEVARRVEAALQRVGLGGLGARPPHTLSGGQQQRVAVARALVLEPPLLLFDEPLSNLDAKLRRSVRTELRALQQELGITALYVTHDQEEALALSDLIAVMNAGRLQQLGTPEEVYRYPANPFVASFIGMSSTLEAQAEPREEGVWAHLGGVRLPAFAPTPFRGAALLVVRPEEVRLGQGELSGRVRHTSYLGERLEVQLETPWGLLLAYQEPPKRPLAGQEVPFHIGWAAAYPA
- a CDS encoding iron ABC transporter permease; translated protein: MSAPVYIPSVARNPLLLALLVWAALPWQGGGWPLAVQAGPWAWAVGVFLALALVASSLPGPRRPRALGVAFLALLTFLTLVGGLYLASWTLGLGSAGVGLLLMVALGYALAEARYFRDSLLGALVLLSALLIFLFIVYPLLGLVRTVTLERVLAVLGDTRFLMLENPYTPRSELAWTLGLAGLGALLAGWLDRRLRGLGLGFLLGGALGVALFGRGALASSLLVAAVVAPLSTLLGLLFALLQQRTRLRWLGPLLNGLALLPLITPPFVLAFALILMFGRNGFITAGVLGLDQNFLFGPVGLVAAQVLAFTPVAYLVLRGSVQNLSAALEEAAGTLGAGPGRVFRSVTWPLLRPGLANALLLSVIESLSDFGNPLILGGDRNYLATEVFIAFTGRYDPVEAAVYGLVLLLLVLLVFWLQYRWLGQTSFVTTTGKPGGGRPQPLPGWLEGLSTALLLLWGALVLGLYGSVMVGSLVQLWGFNYTPTLKHYQDFLTVGLPVFLNTFKIALLAAVPTALLGLLLAYLVFRQAFVGRRALEFAALLSFALPGTVMGVGYVLAFNTEPWVLTGTTALIVLALIFREVPVGIRAGVAGLAQIDPALEEASASLGASTPRTLGRIVFPLLLPAFIGGLAFAFVRGMTAVSQVIFLVGPGNLLATVLLLGWVEQGQMGRAAAMSTVMILSLLLVVLLLFPLSRRFDVRMGGPMP